The following nucleotide sequence is from Kiritimatiella glycovorans.
ACCAGACGCTTGAATCTATCGGCCGATTCTGGCTTCACTACGATAAAGGACCCGGAGGATCTGCGGATTCGTGATGCGCCCCCGCACAAGGGGAGGAGGTGAGCCCATGATATCGCCCGTGATCGATCGCGTGCAATACGGGTACGCCTGTTTCGACGAAACGAGCCACCCCTACGAGCGGCTGCACACCCATCCGGATCTCGAACTGGGAATGCTTTCCGGCGGTGCGGTCACCGCCATGATCGCCGGCCGGCGCTACCGGTTTGGCGGGGGTGAGATCGTGGCCTTCTGGGCCGGGCTTCCGCATGGGCCGGTCGAGGTGGAGGGGTCGCCCTGTGCGCACAACCTCTGCGTCCCGATGGATCGGCTGCGCTCATGGAATCTCCCCGTCGCGTTTATCTCCGCTCTCTACCGCGGACGGGTCTTCAGGCTGCACCGCACGCACCCCGCCGCGAACTGGGTGGAGTGGAAACAGCTTCTCGACGGAGAGGATGATACGGGCCGCACCATCGCCTCACTCGAGATCAACGCCCTGCTGCTTCGAATGATCCGCCACCATCAATTCGTTCGCAGCGCGCACGATAAAAACGGGACTCCGACGAACCTGCGCTGCTACCAGGAGATCGCCACGTATATCGCGGCGCACAAGA
It contains:
- a CDS encoding helix-turn-helix domain-containing protein, whose product is MISPVIDRVQYGYACFDETSHPYERLHTHPDLELGMLSGGAVTAMIAGRRYRFGGGEIVAFWAGLPHGPVEVEGSPCAHNLCVPMDRLRSWNLPVAFISALYRGRVFRLHRTHPAANWVEWKQLLDGEDDTGRTIASLEINALLLRMIRHHQFVRSAHDKNGTPTNLRCYQEIATYIAAHKSDPITVGDILKHASVHPKYAMRIFKQSCGMTIHEYLVLQRMNTARHLLTTTDRNVTDIAFESGFGSVSRFYDAFSSAHGCTPGEYRRRFLNAG